Proteins from a genomic interval of Oncorhynchus clarkii lewisi isolate Uvic-CL-2024 chromosome 13, UVic_Ocla_1.0, whole genome shotgun sequence:
- the LOC139423497 gene encoding heme oxygenase 2a: MNPILMKVAQRALKLPSSGEGLHFYQFEGVHSAKAFKQLYRSRINELEMDQETKERIIAESNLAFKLNMEVFTELEEAGKSIKEVVLDAGFPGHGHGDMDGDINKCPYYAAKMVASDNTNFACQLAMMLLRHAVGQMVLASWAAAVAGLAAWYLM; this comes from the exons ATGAACCCTATTCTAATGAAGGTGGCACAGCGGGCGCTGAAGCTGCCCTCTAGTGGCGAGGGGCTGCACTTCTACCAGTTTGAGGGCGTCCACAGCGCCAAGGCCTTTAAACAGCTGTACAGGAGCAGGATCAACGAGCTGGAGATGGACCAGGAGACCAAGGAGAGGATCATAGCCGAGTCTAACCTGGCCTTCAAGTTAAACATGGAGG TGTTCACAGAGCTGGAGGAGGCAGGGAAGAGCATCAAGGAGGTGGTGTTGGACGCAGGGTTCCCAGGACATGGTCATGGGGACATGGACGGAGACATTAACAAGTGCCCTTACTACGCTGCCAAAATGG tggCCAGTGACAACACTAACTTTGCCTGTCAGTTAGCCATGATGCTGCTGAGACATGCTGTTGGTCAGATGGTTCTGGCCAGCTGGGCGGCTGCTGTCGCCGGATTGGCTGCCTGGTACCTCATGTGA